The following proteins come from a genomic window of Methanosarcina sp. MTP4:
- a CDS encoding MATE family efflux transporter, with protein MQEKTAGKISETEETPGLTDKKTEGVKTLHGDPKKAIMKLAIPMIVAMSVQTLYTLVDTFWVSGLGADALAAMGFIFPFFFIQMALSNGLGIGGGAAISRRIGARDKAGADNVAVHTIAIMLLIVVVFTVLSLSFLEEIFILSGAGRTVPLAVAYSKVIFGGSIIVFFANVGNAIIRSEGDSKRAMQAMVIGSVLNIILDPIFIYTLEMGIAGAAWATLISFGLSCVLMLYWLFVRKDSYVSFDFRGFKPDRGIARDIFRVGGPASVQQVTMAMMALIMNLIIVAVSSTDGVAVYSTGWRVVTIAIAPLIGISMAVVSVSGAAFGAGDFEKARTTHSYAIKLGLMIEAGIAVGTFALAPWIAAVFTRAEAAAHIAPDLTAFLKIICIFYPTVSLGMLSSSLFQGAGKGMNSLAATILRTLILTPIFALLFAFALNMGQTGVWWGLVTGNGLGAMVAYVWARYYLSGLLKTEHPTKVAAESTA; from the coding sequence ATGCAAGAAAAAACAGCCGGAAAAATATCCGAAACCGAGGAAACCCCAGGTTTGACGGACAAGAAGACAGAGGGTGTAAAAACCCTTCACGGGGACCCTAAAAAAGCCATTATGAAACTGGCAATCCCCATGATAGTGGCTATGTCCGTGCAGACACTCTACACCCTTGTAGACACCTTCTGGGTCTCGGGCCTCGGGGCGGATGCTCTGGCAGCCATGGGTTTCATCTTTCCGTTCTTTTTTATCCAGATGGCACTGAGCAACGGGCTTGGAATTGGCGGGGGAGCCGCGATATCCCGCAGGATAGGAGCCAGGGACAAAGCCGGGGCTGACAACGTTGCCGTGCACACAATCGCCATAATGCTGCTGATTGTAGTCGTATTTACCGTACTTTCCCTTTCCTTCCTGGAAGAGATTTTCATACTCAGCGGAGCAGGCAGGACAGTGCCCCTGGCAGTTGCATATTCAAAGGTGATCTTCGGAGGCAGTATCATTGTCTTTTTCGCCAACGTTGGAAACGCGATCATTCGGAGCGAAGGGGACTCAAAAAGAGCCATGCAGGCCATGGTGATCGGATCAGTCCTGAATATCATACTCGACCCGATCTTCATATATACCCTGGAAATGGGAATTGCGGGAGCCGCCTGGGCAACCCTTATTTCTTTCGGGCTTTCCTGTGTCCTGATGCTGTACTGGCTCTTTGTCAGGAAGGACAGTTACGTCTCCTTTGACTTCCGGGGCTTCAAACCTGACCGGGGAATTGCCCGGGACATCTTCAGGGTAGGGGGCCCTGCCTCCGTGCAGCAGGTCACGATGGCTATGATGGCGCTTATCATGAACCTCATCATCGTTGCGGTCAGCAGCACCGACGGAGTTGCGGTCTATTCCACGGGCTGGAGGGTCGTAACCATTGCAATCGCACCCCTGATAGGCATTTCAATGGCTGTGGTCTCAGTATCCGGGGCTGCCTTCGGGGCGGGAGACTTCGAAAAAGCCAGGACCACCCATTCCTATGCAATAAAACTCGGGCTGATGATTGAAGCTGGAATCGCAGTCGGGACTTTTGCGCTTGCCCCCTGGATCGCAGCTGTCTTTACCCGGGCTGAAGCCGCAGCCCATATCGCTCCGGACCTGACCGCTTTCCTGAAGATAATCTGCATCTTCTACCCCACCGTATCCCTGGGAATGCTCTCGTCCTCCCTTTTCCAGGGTGCTGGCAAAGGCATGAACTCCCTTGCGGCAACCATTCTCAGGACTCTCATACTGACTCCCATCTTTGCACTGCTCTTTGCCTTCGCACTCAACATGGGACAGACCGGGGTCTGGTGGGGACTGGTAACAGGCAACGGGCTTGGTGCAATGGTTGCCTATGTCTGGGCAAGATATTACCTGAGCGGGCTTTTGAAAACCGAACATCCTACAAAGGTGGCAGCGGAGAGTACAGCCTGA
- a CDS encoding PT domain-containing protein, protein MKQPTKQPAKQPAKQPAKQPAKQLTKQLTKHPIKLNIRIHCTILKQQITIKNRYEDP, encoded by the coding sequence ATAAAACAACCTACAAAACAACCTGCAAAACAGCCTGCAAAACAGCCTGCAAAACAGCCTGCAAAACAGCTTACAAAACAGCTTACAAAACACCCCATAAAACTTAACATCCGGATCCATTGCACAATATTAAAACAACAGATAACAATAAAAAACAGATATGAGGACCCATGA
- a CDS encoding MarR family winged helix-turn-helix transcriptional regulator → MKQERIKEAVTLQFELLHIFHKNFANVFHEATGGPYNLNKNQKRAIMIIGGKEEIIPSALGKCLDLQKGSLTSMIDALEKEELVYRRGDPGDRRKTLVSLTEKGKECRNELTSEIESAASEVLEKLDEEDIISYRESLKTMMKVLKKLEEKA, encoded by the coding sequence ATGAAACAGGAAAGAATAAAAGAGGCAGTAACACTCCAGTTTGAGCTGCTTCACATATTCCATAAGAATTTTGCAAACGTTTTTCACGAAGCCACTGGCGGTCCCTATAATTTGAACAAGAACCAGAAAAGAGCGATTATGATCATCGGAGGAAAAGAAGAAATCATCCCCTCTGCCCTTGGAAAATGCCTGGACCTCCAGAAGGGAAGCCTGACAAGCATGATCGATGCCCTGGAAAAAGAAGAACTGGTCTACAGGAGAGGGGACCCTGGAGACCGCAGGAAAACCCTGGTATCCCTTACCGAAAAAGGAAAAGAATGCAGAAACGAGCTCACCTCAGAGATCGAGTCTGCAGCCTCTGAAGTCCTTGAAAAGCTGGATGAGGAGGACATTATCAGTTACCGGGAAAGCCTGAAAACGATGATGAAGGTTTTAAAGAAGCTGGAAGAAAAGGCCTGA
- a CDS encoding TrmB family transcriptional regulator: MSLKLIDNLQKLGFTENEAKTYVGLLSLTEATAREIHEITNVPRPKIYGVLERMSKKGYVEVKKGNPTYFRGLNPEQLTERLRKEFLFSLNETLKELNSVSYGIESRCS, translated from the coding sequence ATGAGCTTGAAACTCATAGATAACCTTCAGAAACTGGGGTTCACGGAAAACGAAGCCAAGACCTATGTGGGGCTTCTCAGCTTAACCGAGGCTACAGCCCGGGAAATTCATGAGATTACAAACGTCCCCAGGCCCAAAATCTACGGCGTACTGGAAAGGATGTCTAAAAAAGGGTATGTTGAGGTCAAGAAAGGAAACCCGACTTACTTCAGGGGACTTAACCCGGAACAACTTACCGAAAGGCTGAGAAAAGAATTCCTCTTTTCCCTCAATGAAACCCTGAAAGAACTAAATTCCGTCAGCTACGGGATAGAAAGCCGCTGCTCCTGA
- a CDS encoding MATE family efflux transporter, translating into MHSEPDEKTDSVSRPAEPKTKGVDILLGDPKKAIIKLAIPMMVAMSVQTIYQLVDTYWVAGLGADALAAMGFVFPFFFISMALSNGLGIGGGAAISRRIGARDKEGADNVAVHTMIMMLILVLIFSIPSYIFAPQIFTLAGAGKTTALAVAYARVIFLGSLVVFFTNVANSVLRAEGDSKRAMQAMVLGAGLNIVLDPIFIYTLGLGIAGAAWATLPSLAISSLLMFNWLFFRKDTYVSFDFRDFSFKRGIVKDIFRVGVPASVQQITMSLTMIIMNLLIVVVSDTDGVAVYSTGWRVATIATAPLMGIATAVVSVTGASFGARAFEKAKIALSYSIKLGLLIETGVGILTFAFAPRIAAVFTQAEAAAHIAEDLEMFLRILCIFYPTVAFGMLSSSFFQGAGKGINALIATILRTIIMTPLFAALFAFTLNMGEPGIWWGLIVGNGIGAMITYVWAKMFLNSTINSGPARIALEHGV; encoded by the coding sequence ATGCACAGTGAACCAGACGAAAAAACAGATTCCGTCAGTCGTCCTGCAGAACCGAAAACAAAAGGGGTTGACATCCTCCTCGGCGACCCCAAAAAAGCCATCATCAAACTTGCAATCCCCATGATGGTCGCCATGTCCGTGCAGACAATTTACCAGCTGGTCGACACTTACTGGGTCGCCGGGCTCGGAGCCGATGCCCTGGCGGCAATGGGCTTTGTATTCCCCTTCTTTTTCATCAGCATGGCCCTCTCGAACGGGCTCGGAATCGGAGGCGGAGCTGCAATTTCCCGGAGGATCGGAGCCCGGGACAAAGAAGGGGCAGACAACGTCGCTGTGCACACGATGATAATGATGCTTATCCTCGTGCTAATTTTTTCAATACCTTCCTACATTTTCGCCCCGCAGATCTTTACCCTGGCAGGAGCCGGGAAGACTACGGCCCTTGCCGTTGCCTACGCAAGGGTCATCTTCCTCGGAAGCCTTGTGGTCTTTTTCACGAACGTAGCCAACTCCGTCCTCAGGGCTGAAGGGGACTCGAAGCGGGCCATGCAGGCCATGGTGCTCGGGGCAGGCCTGAACATAGTCCTGGACCCCATCTTTATCTATACACTGGGGCTGGGGATTGCAGGAGCAGCCTGGGCTACTCTGCCTTCCCTTGCTATATCCTCGCTCCTGATGTTCAACTGGCTCTTTTTCAGAAAGGATACCTACGTTTCCTTTGATTTCCGGGACTTCAGTTTCAAGAGGGGTATCGTAAAAGACATTTTCAGAGTAGGAGTGCCGGCTTCGGTACAGCAGATTACGATGTCCCTTACAATGATCATAATGAACCTCCTCATCGTTGTGGTCAGCGATACCGACGGAGTAGCGGTATATTCCACGGGCTGGAGGGTTGCCACCATCGCGACTGCGCCCCTGATGGGGATTGCAACAGCCGTGGTCTCGGTAACAGGGGCTTCTTTCGGAGCCCGGGCCTTTGAAAAAGCCAAAATCGCCCTTTCATACTCTATAAAGCTAGGGCTGCTCATCGAGACGGGGGTTGGCATTCTCACCTTTGCCTTTGCCCCCCGGATAGCTGCCGTCTTTACCCAGGCTGAGGCAGCAGCCCATATTGCAGAAGACCTGGAAATGTTTCTGCGGATCCTCTGCATTTTCTATCCCACAGTCGCCTTCGGGATGCTTTCCTCTTCCTTTTTCCAGGGAGCCGGAAAAGGCATCAACGCCCTCATCGCCACAATTTTGAGGACAATTATCATGACTCCCCTCTTTGCCGCCCTCTTCGCCTTCACCCTTAACATGGGCGAGCCCGGGATCTGGTGGGGGCTTATTGTGGGCAACGGGATCGGGGCAATGATCACCTATGTATGGGCAAAAATGTTCCTGAATTCAACAATAAATTCAGGACCTGCCAGGATTGCGCTTGAACACGGAGTCTGA